Proteins co-encoded in one Elusimicrobiota bacterium genomic window:
- the atpF gene encoding F0F1 ATP synthase subunit B — MGDLLKPDLGLTVWTIVTFLCLVGILKAFAWGPLLKSIDEREARLKADREGAEKARAEAERIQRELEAQMAGVQAKSKELLAAATKDGEALRARLKAEAEADAAAIKAKTTLDLAAEKDKLVGDLRKEVASLSVLAAEKLLHKSVDAGVQKAVLEGFFKDLESTKKAGSN, encoded by the coding sequence ATGGGCGATCTTCTCAAACCCGATCTCGGGCTGACCGTCTGGACCATCGTGACCTTCCTCTGCCTGGTGGGCATCCTCAAGGCTTTCGCCTGGGGCCCGCTGCTGAAGTCGATCGACGAGCGCGAGGCGCGCCTGAAAGCCGACCGCGAGGGCGCCGAGAAGGCGCGCGCCGAGGCGGAGCGGATCCAGCGCGAGCTCGAGGCGCAGATGGCGGGCGTCCAGGCCAAGAGCAAGGAGCTGCTCGCCGCCGCGACGAAGGACGGCGAGGCGCTTCGCGCCCGCCTCAAGGCCGAGGCCGAGGCCGACGCCGCCGCGATCAAGGCGAAGACGACGCTCGATCTCGCCGCCGAGAAGGACAAGCTCGTCGGCGACCTGCGCAAGGAAGTCGCCTCCCTGTCCGTGCTCGCCGCCGAGAAGCTCCTCCACAAGTCCGTCGACGCCGGCGTGCAGAAGGCGGTTCTCGAGGGCTTCTTCAAGGACCTCGAGTCCACGAAGAAGGCGGGGAGCAACTAA
- a CDS encoding NAD-dependent epimerase/dehydratase family protein, translated as MPTATGGGTRARYRALVTGAAGFIGSNLCWELAARGWQVVALDDFSAGTFENLRGFPGDVVAADFGNTAYWAPRVGKIDAVFHQAAISDTTVMDQALMMKVNVESFRDLLGWAAKSKVKKVVYASSAGTYGDAPVPQREDAELRPMNVYGFSKCVMETVAANAKGVKAVGLRYFNVFGPRESHKNKSASMIWQLALQMKAGRRPRIFEMGEQYRDFIYVKDVVDANIRAFEKAAPGAYNACTARKTDFNGIVAALNSTLGTSLQPEYIKNPYSFYQNETLGDPAKAQKAFGFRAQWTVERAIPDYIGGRKIAVGV; from the coding sequence ATCCCGACGGCGACCGGAGGCGGCACCCGCGCGCGTTATCGCGCGCTTGTCACCGGCGCCGCCGGCTTCATCGGCTCCAACCTGTGCTGGGAGCTGGCCGCGCGCGGCTGGCAGGTCGTCGCGCTCGACGATTTCTCCGCCGGCACGTTCGAGAACCTCCGCGGCTTTCCCGGCGACGTCGTCGCCGCCGATTTCGGGAACACCGCCTACTGGGCGCCGCGCGTCGGGAAGATCGACGCCGTTTTTCATCAGGCCGCCATCTCCGATACCACGGTCATGGATCAGGCGCTGATGATGAAGGTCAATGTCGAGTCCTTCCGCGACCTCCTCGGCTGGGCCGCCAAATCCAAAGTAAAGAAAGTCGTGTATGCCTCCTCGGCCGGCACCTACGGCGACGCGCCGGTGCCGCAGCGCGAGGACGCCGAGCTTCGGCCGATGAACGTCTACGGCTTCTCCAAGTGCGTCATGGAGACCGTCGCCGCCAACGCCAAGGGCGTGAAGGCCGTCGGCCTGCGCTACTTCAACGTGTTCGGCCCGCGCGAGTCCCACAAGAACAAGTCCGCGAGCATGATCTGGCAGCTGGCCCTGCAGATGAAGGCCGGCCGCCGCCCGCGCATCTTCGAGATGGGCGAGCAGTACCGCGACTTCATCTACGTCAAGGACGTCGTCGACGCGAACATCCGCGCGTTCGAGAAGGCGGCCCCGGGCGCGTACAACGCCTGCACCGCGCGCAAGACCGATTTCAACGGCATCGTGGCCGCGCTCAACTCCACGCTCGGCACGAGCCTGCAGCCCGAGTACATCAAGAACCCCTACAGCTTCTACCAGAACGAGACGCTCGGCGATCCCGCGAAAGCGCAGAAGGCCTTCGGCTTCCGCGCGCAGTGGACCGTCGAGCGCGCGATCCCGGATTACATCGGCGGACGGAAAATCGCCGTCGGAGTCTGA
- the atpD gene encoding F0F1 ATP synthase subunit beta, which translates to MNIGKIVQVIGPVVDVEFPSGKLPANYNALKIKMPGENGTGATLTVEVASHLGDNIVRTIAMAATEGLTRGTAVEDTGAPISVPVGKACLGRLMNVLGEAKDNKEPIKSATHLPIHREAPKLTELVTKPQIFETGIKVVDLLAPYMKGGKVGLFGGAGVGKTVTILELINNVAKEHGGVSVFGGVGERSREGNDLYREMEEAKLSDGAPVLSKTVLVFGQMNEPPGARARVGLTALTQAEHFRDAEGQDVLLFIDNVFRYVLAGAEVSALLGRMPSAVGYQPTLTTEIGALQERITSTNKGSITSIQAVYVPADDLTDPGVANTFTHLDATTVLSRQIAELGIFPSVDPLESTSRILDPNIVGAEHYDVARGVQKVLQRYRELQDIIAILGIDELSEDDKLVVSRARKIQKFLSQPFFVAQQFTGRAGKYVKLKDTIQSFKGLIEGKYDALPEQAFYMCGGIDEAVANAEALK; encoded by the coding sequence ATGAACATCGGCAAAATCGTCCAAGTCATCGGCCCCGTCGTCGACGTGGAGTTCCCGTCCGGGAAGCTCCCGGCGAACTACAACGCGCTCAAGATCAAGATGCCCGGCGAGAACGGCACCGGCGCCACCTTGACCGTCGAGGTCGCCAGCCACCTCGGCGACAACATCGTGCGCACGATCGCGATGGCCGCGACCGAGGGCCTGACGCGCGGCACCGCCGTCGAGGACACCGGCGCGCCGATCTCGGTGCCCGTCGGCAAGGCCTGCCTCGGCCGCCTGATGAACGTCCTCGGCGAGGCCAAGGACAACAAGGAGCCGATCAAGTCGGCGACGCACCTGCCGATCCACCGCGAGGCGCCGAAGCTGACCGAGCTCGTCACCAAGCCCCAGATCTTCGAGACCGGCATCAAGGTCGTCGACCTGCTGGCGCCGTACATGAAAGGCGGCAAGGTCGGCCTGTTCGGCGGCGCCGGCGTCGGCAAGACCGTCACCATCCTCGAGTTGATCAACAACGTCGCCAAGGAGCACGGCGGCGTGTCCGTGTTCGGCGGCGTAGGCGAGCGCTCGCGCGAGGGCAACGACCTCTACCGCGAGATGGAGGAGGCCAAGCTGTCCGACGGCGCGCCCGTCCTCTCCAAGACCGTGCTGGTGTTCGGCCAGATGAACGAGCCGCCCGGGGCCCGCGCCCGCGTCGGCCTCACCGCGCTGACGCAGGCCGAGCACTTCCGCGACGCGGAAGGCCAGGACGTCCTGCTCTTCATCGACAACGTGTTCCGCTACGTCCTTGCCGGCGCCGAGGTCTCGGCGCTGCTCGGCCGCATGCCGTCGGCCGTCGGCTACCAGCCCACTTTGACGACCGAGATCGGCGCCCTGCAGGAGCGCATCACCTCCACGAACAAGGGCTCGATCACGTCGATCCAGGCCGTCTACGTCCCCGCCGACGACCTGACCGACCCCGGCGTCGCCAACACGTTCACCCACCTGGACGCGACGACCGTCTTGTCGCGTCAGATCGCCGAGCTCGGCATCTTCCCGTCGGTCGACCCGCTCGAGTCCACCTCCCGCATCCTGGACCCGAACATCGTCGGCGCCGAGCACTACGACGTGGCCCGCGGCGTGCAGAAGGTCCTGCAGCGCTACCGCGAGCTCCAGGACATCATCGCCATCCTCGGCATCGACGAGCTGTCCGAGGACGACAAGCTGGTCGTGTCCCGCGCCCGCAAGATCCAGAAGTTCCTGTCCCAGCCCTTCTTCGTGGCCCAGCAGTTCACCGGCCGCGCGGGCAAGTACGTCAAGCTCAAGGACACCATCCAGAGCTTCAAGGGGCTTATCGAGGGCAAGTACGACGCGCTGCCCGAGCAGGCCTTCTACATGTGCGGCGGCATCGACGAGGCCGTCGCCAACGCCGAGGCGCTGAAGTAA
- a CDS encoding F0F1 ATP synthase subunit alpha has translation MAIRPEEITAVIKKQIEGFSGSTELKEEGSVLQVGDGIARVYGIENAMSGELLEFPNGVIGMVLNLEKENVGCVLFGTDTLVKEGDPVRRTGKVAQVPVGEAMIGRVVDALGRAIDGKGAIKTVKSRPLDIVAPGVMERAPVVEPLQTGVKAVDAMIPIGRGQRELIIGDRQTGKTAIAIDTIINQKNQPNRPICIYVAVGQKQSTVAAVVQKLQDAGAMDYTIVVSAGASEPAPMLYIAPYAGCSIGEEFLWQGKAVLVIYDDLSKHAAAYRQLSLLLRRPPGREAYPGDVFYLHSRLLERACKLSKENGGGSLTALPIIETQANDVSAFIPTNVISITDGQIYLESNLFYSGIRPAVNVGLSVSRVGGAAQTKAMKGVAGRLRLDMAQYNALAAFAQFGSELDASSQKQLARGERLVEILKQGQYVPLSVERQVLAIYAGTNGFVDEVPVKDVRRYESELFAYAESRHAATMKELGDKKVIDDALKAKIEALLKEFKGQFK, from the coding sequence ATGGCCATCCGACCCGAAGAAATCACCGCCGTCATCAAGAAGCAGATCGAAGGCTTTTCCGGCTCCACGGAGCTGAAGGAAGAAGGCTCGGTCCTGCAGGTCGGCGACGGCATCGCCCGCGTGTACGGCATCGAGAACGCCATGTCGGGAGAGCTCCTCGAGTTCCCCAACGGCGTCATCGGCATGGTCCTCAACCTCGAGAAGGAGAACGTCGGCTGCGTGCTGTTCGGCACCGACACCTTGGTCAAGGAAGGCGACCCCGTGCGCCGCACCGGCAAGGTCGCCCAGGTCCCCGTCGGAGAGGCGATGATCGGCCGCGTCGTGGACGCCCTCGGCCGCGCGATCGACGGCAAGGGCGCTATAAAAACGGTCAAGAGCCGTCCCTTGGATATCGTCGCTCCCGGCGTCATGGAGCGCGCTCCGGTCGTCGAGCCCCTGCAGACCGGCGTCAAGGCCGTCGACGCGATGATCCCGATCGGCCGCGGCCAGCGCGAGCTGATCATCGGCGACCGCCAGACCGGCAAGACCGCGATCGCCATCGACACCATCATCAACCAGAAGAACCAGCCGAACCGCCCGATCTGCATCTACGTCGCCGTCGGCCAGAAGCAGTCCACCGTCGCGGCCGTCGTGCAGAAGCTGCAGGACGCGGGCGCCATGGACTACACGATCGTCGTCTCCGCCGGCGCTTCCGAACCGGCGCCGATGCTCTACATCGCTCCCTACGCCGGCTGCTCGATCGGCGAGGAGTTCCTGTGGCAGGGCAAGGCCGTCCTCGTGATCTACGACGACCTGTCCAAGCACGCCGCGGCCTACCGCCAGCTCTCGCTGCTGCTGCGCCGCCCCCCGGGCCGCGAAGCCTACCCCGGCGACGTGTTCTATCTGCACAGCCGCCTGCTCGAGCGCGCCTGCAAGCTGTCCAAGGAGAACGGCGGCGGGTCTTTGACGGCTTTGCCGATCATCGAGACGCAGGCCAACGACGTGTCGGCGTTCATCCCGACCAACGTCATCTCCATCACCGACGGCCAGATCTACCTCGAGTCGAACCTGTTCTACTCCGGCATCCGCCCCGCCGTCAACGTCGGCCTCTCCGTGTCGCGCGTCGGCGGCGCGGCGCAGACGAAGGCGATGAAGGGCGTCGCCGGCCGCCTGCGCCTGGACATGGCGCAGTACAACGCGCTGGCCGCGTTCGCGCAGTTCGGCTCGGAGCTCGACGCGTCCTCGCAGAAGCAACTCGCGCGCGGCGAACGCCTCGTCGAGATCCTGAAGCAGGGCCAGTACGTGCCGCTGTCCGTCGAGCGCCAGGTCCTCGCGATCTACGCCGGCACCAACGGCTTCGTCGACGAGGTCCCGGTCAAGGACGTGCGCCGCTACGAGTCGGAGCTCTTCGCTTACGCGGAGTCCCGTCACGCCGCGACGATGAAGGAGCTCGGCGACAAGAAGGTCATCGACGACGCCCTGAAGGCGAAGATCGAGGCCCTTCTGAAGGAATTCAAGGGCCAGTTCAAGTAA
- the atpE gene encoding ATP synthase F0 subunit C produces MDYLGLSYLGVFLGAGLCLIGGAYGISKLASAALEGAARQPESAGALQTMMIIPAAMIEGLGLLALVSVLLAALALNAGVPVASKSASTGTEAPAAH; encoded by the coding sequence ATGGACTACCTCGGACTTTCTTACCTCGGAGTTTTCTTGGGCGCCGGCCTCTGCCTCATCGGCGGCGCGTACGGCATCTCTAAGCTCGCCAGCGCGGCCCTCGAGGGCGCGGCTCGCCAGCCCGAGTCGGCCGGCGCGCTCCAGACGATGATGATCATCCCGGCCGCCATGATCGAAGGCCTCGGCCTGCTGGCGCTCGTCAGCGTCCTTCTCGCCGCGCTCGCCCTCAACGCGGGCGTTCCCGTCGCGAGCAAGTCCGCCTCGACCGGCACGGAAGCCCCGGCCGCGCACTAA
- a CDS encoding cupin domain-containing protein, translated as MRKDEGLKTRGGLKAPPPPIQGNHSKVIRRVPGKFEWKDVPLEPYKTDTAEYKGISRRELVGKRGETPRFHVRYFEIAPGGFSTLEKHEHEHVVIPMRGKGEAQAGCYIWTVGVGDVVYVSPSDPHQFRCPADAAEPFGFLCMVNAERDKPTSVDGLGVCHICE; from the coding sequence GTGAGGAAGGACGAGGGGCTCAAGACGCGCGGCGGCCTCAAGGCGCCGCCCCCGCCCATCCAGGGCAACCACTCGAAGGTGATCCGGCGCGTGCCGGGCAAGTTCGAGTGGAAGGACGTGCCGCTCGAGCCGTACAAGACCGACACGGCCGAGTATAAAGGGATCTCTCGGCGAGAGCTCGTCGGAAAACGCGGCGAAACGCCGCGTTTTCATGTGCGCTACTTCGAGATCGCGCCCGGCGGCTTCTCGACGCTCGAGAAGCACGAGCACGAGCACGTCGTCATCCCGATGCGAGGCAAGGGCGAAGCCCAGGCCGGCTGCTACATCTGGACCGTCGGCGTCGGCGACGTGGTCTACGTCTCTCCCTCCGATCCCCACCAGTTCCGCTGCCCCGCGGACGCGGCCGAGCCCTTCGGCTTCCTGTGCATGGTCAACGCCGAGCGCGACAAGCCGACGAGCGTCGACGGCCTCGGCGTCTGCCACATCTGCGAATAA
- a CDS encoding AtpZ/AtpI family protein, with protein MALALSVGWELASFSLLGVGLGYWLDKRFGSSPWGTLAGALFGIVIGLYRLIRTFSLPKNGGAGRR; from the coding sequence TTGGCTCTCGCGTTGAGCGTCGGCTGGGAGCTCGCGTCGTTCAGCCTGCTCGGCGTCGGTCTTGGATATTGGCTCGACAAGCGTTTCGGATCCTCGCCGTGGGGAACGCTCGCGGGCGCGCTCTTTGGAATCGTGATTGGACTCTATCGCCTCATCCGGACCTTCAGCCTTCCGAAAAACGGCGGCGCGGGCCGCCGCTGA
- the atpH gene encoding ATP synthase F1 subunit delta, with protein sequence MQASDRVLAGRYAAALFQAASAKGEEQKVQADLGSAHKLLLDAMAALRHPRVPPASKKKLLHDAIGDKVGATTLGFLNLLVDKKRFELMVMVSAVYAKLAAEKRGAAKAHVRTAKPLSPDELKTLAAKLKTFSGKEIELDVKEDPELIGGIAVKIGDWVLDSSLRGQLRRLKESFN encoded by the coding sequence ATGCAGGCCTCCGATCGCGTCCTGGCCGGCCGCTACGCGGCGGCGCTTTTCCAGGCCGCGTCCGCCAAGGGCGAAGAGCAGAAGGTCCAGGCGGACCTCGGCTCCGCGCACAAGCTCCTGCTCGACGCGATGGCGGCGCTCCGCCATCCGCGCGTTCCCCCGGCCAGCAAGAAGAAGCTGCTGCACGACGCGATCGGAGACAAGGTCGGCGCGACGACCCTCGGCTTCCTGAACCTGCTCGTGGACAAGAAGCGCTTCGAGCTGATGGTGATGGTGTCCGCCGTCTACGCGAAGCTCGCGGCCGAGAAGCGCGGCGCGGCGAAGGCGCACGTGCGCACGGCGAAGCCCCTGTCCCCCGACGAGCTCAAGACGCTCGCGGCCAAGCTCAAGACTTTCAGCGGCAAAGAGATCGAACTCGACGTAAAAGAAGACCCGGAACTGATCGGCGGCATCGCCGTGAAGATCGGAGACTGGGTCCTTGATTCCAGCCTGCGCGGACAGTTGCGCCGGCTGAAGGAGAGCTTCAACTAA
- a CDS encoding histone H1, with translation MAKRKRTKDENQIAASIIDQLSQLSGGTDGKDPLAVLLGRRGGLKGGKARAAALSPERRKEIAKKAIAARWSKKRA, from the coding sequence ATGGCGAAACGGAAAAGGACGAAGGACGAGAACCAAATAGCGGCTTCAATTATAGATCAGCTCTCGCAGTTGTCAGGTGGAACAGATGGGAAGGACCCACTGGCAGTCCTCCTGGGCCGCAGAGGAGGTCTAAAGGGTGGTAAAGCCAGGGCAGCGGCGTTGAGTCCTGAGAGGCGCAAGGAGATAGCTAAGAAGGCCATTGCCGCCCGATGGTCTAAAAAACGCGCTTAG
- a CDS encoding PilZ domain-containing protein codes for MTQKTGSEQRRHPRTAVGATFDVSMQGPAAAKCRATITDLSEGGMTFRTDAELEKGMTLHLRLNTDLQIRGEVRSVLGPVGGQRRYGVRFHKIGLAPTTTN; via the coding sequence TTGACCCAGAAGACCGGATCGGAACAGAGACGTCACCCGCGCACCGCGGTCGGCGCCACCTTCGACGTCAGCATGCAGGGCCCCGCCGCGGCGAAGTGCCGCGCGACGATCACCGACCTCTCCGAGGGCGGCATGACCTTCCGCACCGACGCGGAGCTCGAGAAGGGCATGACGCTCCACCTGCGCCTGAACACGGACCTTCAGATCCGCGGCGAGGTCCGCAGCGTCCTCGGCCCCGTCGGCGGACAGCGCCGCTACGGCGTTCGATTTCACAAGATCGGGCTCGCCCCGACCACGACCAACTGA
- the atpG gene encoding ATP synthase F1 subunit gamma, giving the protein MASLRELRSKIKSTKSTEQITKAMKMVAAARMRKSQLAILAARPFASKMERMVRELALLEVRADLAAKQAVQIHPFFDKRPDGAELLVLVTGDKGLCGAFNSNVIRAALEWFRQRRGRKVYCVAIGRKGRDLVARLKGQEIEMVSELVGVFPKITFAHAELAGQAVIDAYLNKGVASVTVLYNEFKSVATQRLLTAALLPIPVPEAAPEAGGEAAPLPDYGFEPGRQALLAELLPRHIKAQFYRILLESQAAELASRMNAMDSASKNAKEMREGYVLDANRTRQAMITKEIAELVGGAEALAA; this is encoded by the coding sequence ATGGCTTCCCTCAGAGAACTTCGCAGCAAGATCAAGTCGACCAAGTCCACCGAGCAGATCACGAAGGCCATGAAGATGGTCGCGGCGGCGCGCATGCGCAAGTCGCAGCTCGCGATCCTGGCCGCCCGCCCGTTCGCCTCCAAGATGGAGCGCATGGTCCGGGAGCTCGCTTTGCTCGAGGTCCGCGCGGACCTCGCCGCCAAGCAGGCCGTCCAGATCCACCCCTTCTTCGATAAGCGTCCCGACGGCGCGGAGCTGCTCGTCCTCGTCACCGGCGACAAGGGCCTGTGCGGCGCGTTCAATTCGAACGTGATCCGCGCCGCGCTCGAATGGTTCCGCCAGCGCCGCGGCCGCAAGGTCTACTGCGTCGCGATCGGCCGCAAGGGCCGCGACCTCGTGGCGCGCCTCAAGGGCCAGGAGATCGAGATGGTCTCCGAGCTCGTCGGCGTGTTCCCGAAGATCACCTTCGCCCACGCCGAGCTGGCCGGCCAGGCCGTCATCGACGCGTATCTCAACAAGGGCGTCGCCTCGGTGACCGTCCTCTACAACGAGTTCAAGTCCGTCGCGACCCAGCGCCTGCTGACCGCCGCGCTGCTGCCGATCCCGGTCCCCGAGGCCGCGCCCGAGGCGGGCGGCGAAGCCGCCCCGCTTCCGGACTACGGCTTCGAGCCCGGCCGCCAGGCGCTCCTGGCCGAGCTGCTGCCTCGCCACATCAAGGCCCAGTTCTACCGCATCCTCCTCGAGTCCCAGGCCGCCGAGCTCGCGTCGCGCATGAACGCGATGGACTCGGCGTCGAAGAACGCGAAGGAGATGCGCGAGGGATACGTCCTGGACGCGAACCGCACTCGCCAGGCGATGATCACGAAGGAGATCGCGGAGCTCGTCGGCGGGGCCGAGGCCCTGGCCGCTTAA
- the atpB gene encoding F0F1 ATP synthase subunit A: MNFESILAHHLVDHKTSHKVIATVAGLPVDMGLSPLIRTMWIACAVAIVTLTFAARSQSSLARVMRSMFEPLALFVRDEILEPIFGHHAGHYLPYFLTLFFFLLTCNLLGLVPSMSGVTANPWVTAAMAICTFGLIQYAGVKEQGLVSYVVHIVPGGVPLVLWPLLFVIEVFGMFAKCISLCIRLFANMLAGHVVSLAFLCMIFIFSEMNKVAGTGMIVPSIGLALFIYTMDVLVSFLQAYIFTFLTALFVGGAVHPH; this comes from the coding sequence ATGAATTTCGAAAGCATTCTCGCGCACCACCTGGTCGACCACAAGACCTCCCATAAGGTCATCGCCACCGTCGCCGGGCTTCCCGTCGACATGGGCCTCTCCCCTCTGATCCGCACGATGTGGATCGCCTGCGCCGTCGCGATCGTCACCCTCACCTTCGCCGCCCGGTCCCAGTCGAGCCTGGCGCGGGTGATGCGCTCGATGTTCGAGCCGCTCGCCCTCTTCGTGCGCGACGAGATCCTCGAGCCGATCTTCGGCCACCACGCCGGCCACTATCTGCCCTACTTCCTCACCTTGTTCTTCTTCCTGCTGACCTGCAACCTGCTTGGCCTCGTGCCCAGCATGTCCGGCGTGACCGCGAACCCGTGGGTCACGGCGGCGATGGCGATCTGCACCTTCGGCCTGATCCAGTACGCGGGAGTCAAGGAACAAGGGCTGGTCTCTTATGTCGTGCACATCGTCCCCGGCGGCGTGCCGCTGGTCCTTTGGCCGCTGCTGTTCGTCATCGAGGTGTTCGGCATGTTCGCCAAGTGCATCTCGCTGTGCATCCGGTTGTTCGCGAACATGCTCGCCGGCCACGTCGTCTCGCTCGCGTTCCTCTGCATGATCTTCATCTTCTCGGAGATGAACAAGGTCGCCGGCACCGGCATGATCGTCCCGTCGATCGGCCTCGCCCTTTTCATCTACACGATGGACGTCCTGGTGTCGTTCCTCCAGGCGTACATCTTCACGTTCTTGACCGCCCTGTTCGTGGGCGGAGCCGTTCACCCGCACTGA
- the atpC gene encoding ATP synthase F1 subunit epsilon, whose amino-acid sequence MSDKHLTLELVTPEKVAWSAPADFVVLPAYNGEMGVLPGHQSFLVKLAAGEVRVTVKDEVKHFAVSGGFAEIKNDTVSLFAETAEDASQIDAERAHQALEKAKAVVHAGLDPMQLAAMEAAIRRAQVRVRVSRRAKSPPPRNPEP is encoded by the coding sequence ATGTCCGACAAGCACCTGACGCTCGAGCTCGTGACGCCGGAGAAGGTGGCGTGGTCCGCTCCCGCGGACTTCGTCGTCCTGCCGGCGTACAACGGTGAGATGGGCGTCCTGCCCGGCCACCAGTCGTTCCTGGTCAAGCTCGCCGCGGGCGAGGTGCGCGTCACGGTCAAGGACGAGGTCAAGCACTTCGCGGTCTCCGGCGGCTTCGCGGAGATCAAGAACGACACGGTGTCGCTGTTCGCCGAGACGGCCGAGGACGCGAGCCAGATCGACGCGGAGCGCGCGCACCAGGCGCTCGAAAAGGCGAAGGCGGTCGTGCACGCCGGCCTCGATCCGATGCAGCTCGCCGCGATGGAAGCGGCGATCCGCCGCGCGCAGGTGCGCGTGCGCGTGTCGCGCCGCGCGAAGTCGCCGCCGCCTCGCAACCCGGAACCCTAG
- a CDS encoding sulfurtransferase, protein MSHSPAFLKIVDDAKSRVKQTDVPTVLARVKKGEKLLLVDTREDNEWAKGRIAGAIHLGKGVIERDVEATIPDKTAEVILYCGGGFRSALSADNLQKMGYQNVVSMDGGWRSWNEAGGPVEK, encoded by the coding sequence ATGAGCCACTCTCCCGCCTTCCTGAAGATCGTCGATGACGCGAAGTCCCGCGTGAAGCAGACCGACGTGCCGACCGTGCTCGCCCGCGTGAAGAAGGGCGAAAAGCTGCTGCTCGTCGACACGCGCGAGGACAACGAGTGGGCCAAGGGCCGGATCGCCGGCGCGATCCACCTCGGCAAGGGCGTCATCGAGCGCGACGTCGAGGCGACGATCCCCGACAAGACCGCCGAGGTCATCCTCTATTGCGGAGGGGGGTTCCGCTCCGCGCTGTCCGCCGACAACCTCCAGAAGATGGGCTACCAGAACGTGGTCTCCATGGACGGCGGCTGGCGGAGCTGGAACGAGGCGGGCGGACCCGTCGAGAAGTAG